The Catharus ustulatus isolate bCatUst1 chromosome 15, bCatUst1.pri.v2, whole genome shotgun sequence genome has a window encoding:
- the FAXDC2 gene encoding fatty acid hydroxylase domain-containing protein 2 yields the protein MEADSGYSSSAELQKQGKKLSHALRISAYVFSTGLLLFTALVNSASWFMQNVTLGNFWQTAWLEFYDYMEGDEWTIFLIGAALVPALAFWGFNGILLVADITGKPTFITRYRIQLGKNDPVDTKKLWKAIYTALANQFFISFPMLVPMFYIMKWWDTAFSKELPTFQWFLVELSIFTVVEEILFYYSHRLVHHPVLYKHIHKKHHEWTAPIGVVSIYAHPIEHIVSNTLPVMTGPMIMGSHIVSISAWFSIALVTTSISHCGYHLPLLPSPEFHDFHHLKFNQCYGVLGVLDFLHGTDKMFRQSKAFERHKVLLSLTPLSESIPDPPKKDE from the exons ATGGAAGCAGACTCTGGATATTCctcctctgctgagctgcagaagcag GGAAAGAAGCTCTCACATGCCTTGAGGATCAGTGCCTACGTCTTCAGTACAGGCCTGCTCCTGTTCACTGCCTTAGTGAACTCTGCTTCTTG GTTTATGCAGAATGTAACTTTAGGCAATTTCTGGCAAACAGCATGGTTGGAGTTCTACGATTATATGGAGGGAGATGAGTGGACAATCTTCCTCATTG GGGCTGCATTGGTGCCTGCACTTGCTTTCTGGGGCTTCAATGGAATCCTTCTGGTGGCTGATATAACAGGAAAGCCAACTTTCATAACTCGCTATCGCATTCAGCTGGGCAAGAATGATCCT GTGGACACAAAGAAACTGTGGAAAGCCATCTACACAGCGCTGGCTAATCAGTTCTTTATCTCCTTTCCCATGCTTGTGCCCATGTTCTACATCATGAAATGGTGGGACACCGCCTTCAGCAAGGAATTGCCAACCTTCCAGTGGTTTCTTGTGGAGCTAAGCATTTTTACTGTAGTAGAGGAAATTCTCTTCTATTATTCACACAG GCTTGTTCACCACCCAGTGCTGTATAAGCACATTCACAAGAAGCACCACGAGTGGACAGCCCCCATCGGTGTGGTCTCCATTTATGCTCACCCAATAGAACACATA GTCTCCAACACTCTGCCTGTGATGACTGGCCCGATGATCATGGGATCTCATATTGTTTCAATCTCAGCATGGTTCTCCATTGCTCTGGTAACAACAAGCATTTCTCACTGTGGTTACcacctgcccctcctgccatcTCCAGAGTTCCACGACTTCCACCACCTCAA GTTCAACCAGTGCTATGgagtgctgggagtgctggatTTTCTGCATGGCACAGACAAAATGTTCAGACAGTCCAAAGCCTTCGAGAGACACAAGGTCCTGCTCAGCCTCACGCCGCTCTCTGAAAGCATCCCTGATCCACCCAAGAAAGATGAGTGa